From a single Bacillus sp. NEB1478 genomic region:
- a CDS encoding Ger(x)C family spore germination C-terminal domain-containing protein has product MKTLLYTLCILLVFSGCSSPFVEDNTVEEIAPVTFWSLNQGEGGKLEITTLVPPVTNEKKQVLTLNVDLLKQGKKEFNLKFYRELKLGQLRMLIINEKLAKKEIISLIDTILSDPDVSPRLFLVLVRGSFEDFLENERKVQKNLDYYLYRMFRHYERRNQGEMSIVNLHEFMEKVYSPYSDPVLPIFKADKDNFTYEGTALFNENKYVGSINKREDQMFQLIANDHYLKNLPIPHLKVSLGQVRSKVHMQVDDHFKTLNIDVLVKGRIDEYRGHRNILSRSEMIRMTDDIESYLQRETVGLVKETQRLKIEPLEVGAHTYSPLAHPMIRKVWLDHYEKMKVHVKYSVKIEPLSL; this is encoded by the coding sequence ATGAAGACTCTTTTGTACACTCTTTGTATCCTCCTCGTTTTTTCGGGCTGTTCATCACCTTTTGTTGAAGACAATACGGTTGAGGAGATTGCTCCCGTCACGTTTTGGTCCCTGAATCAAGGGGAAGGAGGGAAATTGGAAATTACGACCCTCGTCCCTCCAGTTACCAATGAGAAAAAACAGGTATTGACACTGAATGTGGATTTATTAAAGCAGGGGAAAAAAGAATTCAACCTAAAGTTTTATCGGGAATTGAAGCTTGGCCAGCTTCGCATGCTGATCATTAATGAAAAGCTGGCAAAAAAAGAAATCATCTCGTTAATTGATACGATCCTTTCAGATCCTGATGTATCTCCGCGCCTTTTTCTTGTACTGGTCAGAGGGAGTTTTGAAGATTTTTTAGAAAACGAAAGGAAAGTGCAGAAGAACCTCGATTATTACCTTTACCGGATGTTTCGGCATTATGAAAGAAGAAATCAAGGGGAAATGAGCATCGTCAATTTGCATGAATTTATGGAAAAGGTCTATTCTCCTTACTCGGATCCAGTGCTTCCAATATTTAAGGCAGACAAAGATAATTTTACATATGAAGGAACGGCTTTATTTAATGAAAATAAGTATGTCGGTTCCATTAATAAAAGGGAAGACCAAATGTTTCAGCTTATTGCCAATGACCATTATTTAAAGAATCTTCCCATCCCGCATTTAAAGGTTTCCTTGGGCCAGGTACGCTCCAAGGTTCATATGCAGGTAGATGATCATTTCAAAACGTTAAACATTGATGTTTTGGTAAAGGGAAGAATCGATGAATACCGAGGACACCGGAATATACTCAGCAGAAGTGAAATGATTAGGATGACCGATGACATCGAATCTTATTTACAGCGTGAAACCGTGGGGCTTGTAAAGGAAACACAAAGATTAAAGATCGAACCGTTGGAAGTGGGAGCCCATACCTACTCTCCCTTGGCTCATCCAATGATTAGAAAAGTCTGGCTGGACCATTATGAGAAAATGAAGGTTCATGTCAAATACTCGGTGAAAATAGAACCGCTGAGTTTGTAA
- a CDS encoding iron-containing alcohol dehydrogenase, with the protein MNRIEFNLPTIIRAGNGEFQQTGTYLKEFIKGTRIFIVTDPGIERVGFVKQAIQMLERQGYETRTFNQVKPNPRDIDCKTGGEEAKEFLADAILAIGGGSVIDSAKAIAILQCLGGEPQYYAGRNNVPQKVTPIAVVPTTAGTGAEVTRSSVITDTAKKIKFTIKDVNIAPVLAIVDPELTYGLPAHLTASTGMDALVHAIEAYTCKASNPISDGLALQALKHIYPYLRTAVNDGNNKEARYNMMVGSTLAGMAFSHADVASVHCMAEAIGGLYDTPHGVANSMFLPYMVEFNAGADLKKHATIARTIGIAPPNDSDKDATARLVEELKQLASDLSIPTFHSLPEVNENDFDYLAESSYLNGSTPSNAREITKEDYLELFKIAYSKEYTRISLQK; encoded by the coding sequence ATGAACCGCATTGAATTTAATCTGCCAACCATCATACGTGCTGGAAATGGTGAATTTCAACAAACAGGTACATACTTAAAAGAATTCATAAAGGGAACTCGAATCTTTATCGTAACGGACCCTGGAATTGAGCGAGTTGGGTTTGTAAAACAAGCTATTCAAATGTTAGAACGACAAGGCTATGAAACCCGTACATTTAATCAAGTGAAGCCAAATCCACGGGATATCGATTGTAAAACTGGCGGGGAAGAAGCTAAAGAATTTCTTGCGGATGCCATATTGGCGATAGGCGGGGGATCAGTAATTGATTCCGCAAAGGCGATTGCGATTTTGCAGTGCCTAGGCGGCGAGCCGCAGTATTACGCTGGGCGAAATAACGTTCCTCAAAAAGTAACCCCAATTGCTGTTGTTCCGACTACTGCTGGAACAGGTGCTGAGGTGACACGTTCATCGGTTATTACAGATACAGCAAAAAAGATTAAATTCACGATCAAAGACGTAAATATCGCACCAGTTTTAGCGATTGTGGACCCCGAGCTTACCTATGGATTACCTGCCCACTTAACTGCATCCACAGGAATGGACGCTTTGGTACACGCAATAGAAGCCTATACTTGTAAGGCATCAAATCCTATTTCAGACGGTCTGGCATTACAAGCATTGAAACATATCTATCCTTATTTAAGGACAGCTGTAAATGATGGAAATAATAAAGAAGCCCGTTACAACATGATGGTTGGATCCACCCTTGCAGGCATGGCTTTCTCCCATGCAGATGTAGCATCCGTTCATTGCATGGCTGAGGCGATCGGTGGATTATATGATACGCCACATGGGGTCGCAAATTCGATGTTCCTGCCATATATGGTCGAATTCAATGCAGGAGCGGATCTGAAAAAACATGCAACGATTGCGAGGACGATCGGTATCGCCCCTCCAAACGATTCCGATAAAGATGCAACCGCTCGCCTTGTAGAGGAATTAAAGCAGTTGGCTTCCGATTTATCCATCCCAACATTCCACTCATTACCTGAGGTGAACGAGAATGACTTCGATTATCTTGCCGAGTCATCGTACTTGAATGGATCTACACCAAGCAATGCAAGGGAAATAACAAAAGAAGAC